The following proteins are encoded in a genomic region of Rhodoferax aquaticus:
- a CDS encoding molybdenum cofactor biosynthesis protein MoaE produces MSNPSRVAIQTQDFDVSAELAALRLHDGRVGAVCSFVGTVRERTSGVAGQVHCMELEHYPGMTETSIEAMIDAAQQRFDIYAARVVHRVGVLNAMDQIVLVAVTSAHRGQSFQACEFLMDYLKTQAPFWKKEHGPQGAQWVDARVADEAAAARWGDWRT; encoded by the coding sequence ATGTCTAATCCTTCTCGCGTCGCGATCCAAACCCAAGACTTTGATGTCAGTGCCGAACTTGCAGCCTTGCGTTTGCATGATGGTCGGGTCGGTGCGGTGTGCAGTTTTGTGGGCACAGTCCGCGAGCGGACCTCCGGAGTTGCCGGGCAGGTGCATTGCATGGAGCTAGAGCACTACCCCGGCATGACCGAGACATCCATAGAAGCCATGATAGATGCGGCCCAACAGCGTTTTGACATCTATGCGGCCCGCGTGGTGCACCGCGTAGGGGTGCTCAACGCAATGGACCAAATTGTGCTGGTGGCGGTGACCTCCGCGCACCGTGGCCAGAGTTTTCAAGCGTGTGAGTTCTTGATGGATTACCTCAAGACGCAGGCCCCCTTTTGGAAAAAGGAGCATGGCCCCCAAGGCGCGCAGTGGGTTGATGCGCGCGTGGCCGACGAAGCCGCCGCAGCGCGTTGGGGTGATTGGCGCACTTGA
- the dapA gene encoding 4-hydroxy-tetrahydrodipicolinate synthase, with the protein MRVQVTSQFNGLWIPLVTPFIDGAVDHTALRKLVQHLVPQGIAGIVVCGSTGEAASLSKDEQLAVLNTVHSAANGIPLVMGLSGYHLGDTLEWVNTLASYPLAGLLVPAPHYIRPSQDGLLQWFTAIADASPLPLIVYDIPSRTGVQLQLATLRALAQHARVVAIKDCGGDTAKTQALIAEGSLQVLAGDDINVFSTLALGGAGAIAATGHVHTRQWVEMMRCIDQGDLRKAQALWRPLLPLIEATFAEPNPAPIKALLAHQGLLTNGLRAPMAPASLAHAQRMAGISAAISATEK; encoded by the coding sequence ATGCGCGTGCAAGTTACTTCCCAATTCAACGGCCTGTGGATCCCACTGGTCACCCCTTTTATCGATGGTGCGGTAGACCACACGGCACTTCGCAAGCTGGTGCAGCATTTGGTGCCCCAAGGCATTGCGGGCATTGTGGTGTGCGGCTCTACGGGTGAGGCCGCATCCCTCAGCAAGGACGAGCAGCTTGCCGTGCTGAATACCGTGCATAGCGCAGCCAATGGCATCCCGCTGGTAATGGGGCTCTCTGGCTACCACTTGGGTGACACCCTGGAGTGGGTGAACACATTGGCGAGTTACCCCTTGGCGGGGCTTTTGGTGCCTGCGCCCCACTACATTCGCCCCTCCCAAGACGGATTGCTGCAGTGGTTCACCGCCATTGCCGACGCAAGCCCCCTGCCCCTCATCGTGTACGACATTCCCAGCCGCACGGGCGTGCAGCTGCAGTTAGCCACCCTGCGCGCACTGGCACAGCATGCCCGCGTCGTGGCGATCAAAGACTGTGGTGGCGACACTGCAAAAACCCAAGCCTTGATTGCCGAGGGCAGTTTGCAAGTGCTGGCGGGGGACGACATCAACGTCTTCAGCACCCTGGCCCTGGGTGGCGCAGGTGCCATTGCCGCTACCGGCCATGTGCACACGCGCCAATGGGTGGAAATGATGCGCTGCATCGACCAAGGCGACCTACGCAAAGCCCAAGCGCTGTGGCGACCCCTGCTGCCTTTGATTGAGGCAACATTCGCAGAACCCAACCCCGCCCCCATCAAAGCGCTGCTAGCGCACCAAGGTTTGCTGACCAACGGCTTGCGCGCGCCTATGGCCCCAGCCAGCCTTGCGCATGCCCAGCGTATGGCGGGGATCAGTGCAGCGATCAGTGCGACGGAGAAATAG
- a CDS encoding MoaD/ThiS family protein, translated as MKVQLKYFASIREAMATSGEVWLTESTTLAALRDELAARDHAGAPAFARGRPVRIAQNQVMCAETAAVQDGAEIAFFPPVTGG; from the coding sequence GTGAAGGTGCAACTCAAGTATTTCGCATCTATCCGCGAGGCCATGGCCACTTCAGGTGAAGTTTGGCTCACCGAATCCACCACTTTGGCTGCTCTGCGCGATGAACTCGCCGCCAGAGACCATGCGGGCGCCCCCGCGTTTGCACGTGGCCGGCCGGTGCGCATTGCCCAAAATCAAGTGATGTGTGCCGAAACCGCAGCCGTCCAAGACGGCGCCGAGATTGCATTTTTCCCACCAGTCACAGGGGGGTGA
- the glp gene encoding gephyrin-like molybdotransferase Glp yields MTPTARPALQSLDAALESLLAQAMPLDGPERVPTLQADGRVLAEDVVSALHVPPMDNSAMDGYAMRCADVLAAGTVLPVSQRIAAGAVGMQLAVGTAARIFTGAPIPPGADAVVMQEECTALPGAIGDDAARVQLNVLPKLGQAIRRAGEDVARGQTVLARGMRLGPAELGLAAGIGRADLLVARKPRVALFSTGDELVMPGTVAPEDMPPGAIYNSNRFFLNTLLTRIGCEVRDMGIVPDDRAATEAALREAAASSDLILTSGGVSVGEEDHIKPAVQALGRLDLWQIAIKPGKPFAYGQVGAAHFVGLPGNPVSSYVTFLVLVRPFLLRLQGMQDVAMKTVAARADFAWPRADKRQEFLRVRRNAQGGLDLFANQGSGVLTSAVWGDGLVNHPAGKTIAAGDMVQYISFAELLA; encoded by the coding sequence ATGACACCTACAGCACGTCCTGCTTTGCAATCCCTAGACGCCGCATTAGAGAGCTTGTTGGCGCAGGCTATGCCACTGGATGGCCCAGAGCGTGTGCCCACACTGCAGGCCGATGGCCGTGTACTGGCTGAAGATGTCGTCTCCGCCTTGCATGTACCGCCCATGGACAACAGCGCCATGGATGGTTATGCGATGCGTTGCGCCGATGTGCTTGCAGCGGGCACGGTGCTGCCTGTGTCACAACGTATTGCCGCTGGTGCGGTGGGCATGCAGTTGGCCGTTGGCACTGCTGCCCGTATCTTTACGGGTGCGCCTATTCCGCCTGGCGCTGACGCCGTAGTGATGCAGGAAGAATGCACCGCACTGCCCGGCGCGATTGGTGATGACGCGGCCCGAGTGCAATTGAATGTGCTGCCTAAGCTTGGGCAAGCCATTCGCAGGGCGGGGGAGGATGTGGCCCGAGGGCAAACTGTGCTTGCGCGCGGCATGCGCTTAGGGCCTGCCGAGTTGGGCCTCGCCGCAGGCATTGGGCGCGCCGATTTGTTAGTGGCTCGCAAGCCGCGGGTGGCCTTGTTTTCTACCGGAGATGAGTTGGTCATGCCCGGCACAGTCGCACCTGAAGACATGCCGCCAGGCGCCATCTACAACTCCAACCGGTTTTTCTTGAATACCTTGCTCACCCGCATAGGATGCGAGGTGCGCGATATGGGCATCGTGCCTGACGACCGTGCGGCCACGGAGGCAGCGTTGCGCGAAGCGGCTGCTTCCAGCGACTTGATTTTGACCAGCGGCGGGGTGTCGGTGGGTGAGGAAGACCATATCAAGCCCGCCGTGCAGGCCTTGGGCCGCTTGGACCTGTGGCAAATCGCAATCAAGCCCGGCAAACCGTTTGCCTACGGGCAAGTCGGTGCTGCTCACTTTGTGGGGCTGCCTGGTAACCCGGTGTCGAGCTATGTCACGTTTTTGGTGTTGGTGCGGCCATTTCTATTGCGGCTGCAAGGTATGCAAGATGTTGCTATGAAAACGGTAGCTGCTCGCGCAGACTTTGCTTGGCCTAGAGCCGATAAGCGGCAAGAGTTCCTGCGTGTACGCCGCAATGCGCAAGGCGGTCTAGACCTGTTTGCCAACCAAGGTTCTGGTGTTTTGACCTCTGCCGTATGGGGCGATGGCTTGGTGAACCACCCCGCAGGCAAGACCATCGCCGCGGGTGACATGGTGCAGTACATCTCTTTTGCGGAGCTGTTGGCGTGA
- a CDS encoding threonine synthase, producing MKYLSTRGNPDRKRFCEILLEGLAPDGGLYLPETYPQVSDSTLTAWRKIYHEQGYAALAFEVLSLYIDDIPADDLRALCAKTYTAEVFGTGEIVPLRHLEDAHAGHAPVFLEALSNGPTLAFKDMAMQLLGNLFEYELARRGEELNIFGATSGDTGSAAEYAMRGKKGVRVFMTSPHERMSAFQQAQMFSLMDANIYNIAIKGVFDDCQDLVKAVSNDLDFKRKYKIGTVNSINWARLLAQVVYYFAGYIQATEQAPTLGTGVSSLPPEGAQTALGRPGGGLSNAQKVSFTVPSGNFGNVCAGHVARMMGLPIDKLVVATNENDVLDEFFRTGVYRVRGSADTHETSSPSMDISKASNFERFVFDLLGRDGARVKALFGEALSKTGKFDLSADPAFAKAAAQYGFVSGKSTHANRLDTIRDTWARHEVLIDTHTADGLKVAKEHLTPSIPMVVLETALPIKFAATIVEALGREPERPAKFDGIEALPKRVLVMDADVAAVKALIATECGY from the coding sequence ATGAAATACCTCTCCACCCGCGGCAACCCAGACCGCAAGCGCTTTTGTGAAATATTGCTAGAGGGCTTGGCGCCTGACGGCGGCCTGTATTTGCCTGAGACTTACCCGCAGGTGAGCGACAGCACACTCACGGCTTGGCGCAAGATCTACCACGAGCAGGGCTACGCCGCTTTGGCGTTTGAAGTCTTGAGCCTGTATATCGACGACATCCCGGCCGATGACCTGCGCGCACTGTGCGCCAAGACCTACACGGCGGAGGTGTTTGGCACCGGTGAAATCGTGCCTTTGCGCCACTTGGAAGACGCGCATGCGGGCCACGCCCCCGTGTTCTTGGAAGCCTTGTCCAACGGCCCGACGTTGGCGTTCAAAGACATGGCCATGCAGCTCTTGGGCAACTTGTTTGAGTACGAGTTGGCACGCCGGGGCGAAGAGCTCAACATCTTCGGCGCCACCAGCGGCGACACCGGTAGCGCGGCCGAATACGCCATGCGTGGCAAGAAAGGCGTGCGCGTCTTTATGACCAGCCCGCATGAACGTATGAGTGCGTTCCAGCAAGCGCAGATGTTCAGCCTGATGGATGCCAACATCTACAACATTGCGATCAAAGGCGTGTTTGACGATTGCCAAGACTTGGTCAAGGCCGTGAGCAATGACCTGGACTTCAAACGCAAGTACAAAATTGGCACGGTCAACTCCATCAACTGGGCGCGCTTGCTGGCCCAGGTGGTGTACTACTTTGCGGGTTACATCCAAGCTACTGAGCAAGCCCCCACGCTCGGCACTGGCGTGTCCTCGCTGCCCCCCGAGGGAGCGCAAACCGCCTTGGGGCGGCCCGGCGGCGGTCTATCCAATGCGCAAAAGGTGAGCTTCACTGTACCGAGCGGTAACTTTGGCAACGTCTGCGCAGGCCATGTGGCGCGCATGATGGGACTGCCCATCGACAAATTGGTGGTGGCCACCAATGAAAACGATGTGCTCGACGAGTTCTTCCGTACCGGTGTGTACCGTGTACGCGGTAGCGCGGATACGCATGAGACCTCCAGCCCCTCGATGGACATCTCCAAAGCAAGCAACTTTGAACGCTTTGTGTTCGATTTGCTGGGCCGTGATGGCGCGCGGGTCAAAGCCTTGTTTGGTGAAGCGCTGTCCAAGACGGGCAAATTCGACCTCAGCGCCGACCCCGCCTTTGCCAAGGCAGCCGCCCAATATGGTTTTGTCAGCGGCAAGAGCACCCACGCCAACCGCTTGGACACGATTCGCGACACCTGGGCTCGCCATGAAGTACTGATCGACACCCACACGGCCGATGGACTGAAGGTTGCCAAAGAGCATTTGACGCCGAGCATCCCCATGGTGGTGCTGGAAACCGCGCTGCCCATCAAGTTTGCTGCAACCATCGTAGAGGCCTTGGGGCGTGAGCCCGAGCGCCCTGCCAAGTTTGATGGCATCGAAGCCTTGCCCAAGCGCGTGCTGGTGATGGATGCCGACGTGGCTGCGGTGAAAGCGCTGATTGCCACAGAGTGCGGCTACTGA